Proteins from a genomic interval of Hornefia porci:
- a CDS encoding DUF917 domain-containing protein, which produces MATMYLENRQMAEDFVRGCTFMGTGGGGLPANGLDSLMSEIEKGTKVGWIDADDIPDEATTACPFLMGSIAPHTPEIEAEMTDFGYVNPNYSEKEMLAKAIEYLGKFCGTKIDAVVPIELGGANTPGGVTAGIVSGAVCVDGDYTGRAIPEIQQTTPYLHGKTLWPVASVDAYNDISYIEKAKNYRIVERLGKKIAESAYGLVGQAGFIMSGKEMRECINKGTLSTCYNIGKMIREAREGGQDPVKSVLKELDGYLLATGTVSNKETWDDGYYYGYHTIEGTGVDAGNTFKIFFKNENHVMWKNEKPYVSSPDIITVVDAKTGGPYANPILKVGDEVCVIGLKANPVFRSEKGVAILGPRYFKFDFDYVPIEETVK; this is translated from the coding sequence ATGGCTACAATGTATTTGGAAAATCGTCAGATGGCAGAGGACTTCGTTCGTGGATGCACTTTCATGGGAACAGGAGGAGGCGGTTTGCCGGCTAATGGGCTGGACTCACTGATGAGCGAGATTGAAAAAGGAACTAAGGTAGGATGGATAGATGCAGATGATATCCCTGATGAAGCAACTACCGCTTGCCCCTTCTTGATGGGCTCTATTGCACCCCATACCCCGGAGATTGAAGCGGAGATGACAGATTTCGGTTACGTGAATCCTAATTATTCTGAGAAAGAAATGCTTGCTAAAGCCATTGAATACCTTGGAAAATTCTGTGGAACAAAGATTGATGCCGTTGTTCCAATTGAACTTGGTGGGGCCAATACTCCCGGCGGTGTTACAGCAGGCATTGTTAGCGGAGCAGTATGCGTAGACGGTGATTATACAGGCCGCGCTATTCCTGAAATTCAGCAAACAACACCTTACCTTCATGGAAAGACTCTTTGGCCAGTTGCTTCCGTAGATGCATACAATGACATTTCCTATATTGAGAAAGCGAAGAACTACCGAATTGTAGAACGTTTGGGAAAGAAAATTGCTGAGAGCGCCTACGGCTTGGTGGGACAGGCGGGATTTATCATGAGCGGCAAGGAAATGAGGGAATGTATCAATAAGGGAACCTTGAGCACTTGCTACAATATTGGAAAGATGATTCGAGAAGCAAGAGAGGGAGGGCAAGACCCTGTCAAATCTGTTCTTAAGGAGTTGGATGGTTATTTGCTAGCCACCGGTACCGTTAGTAACAAGGAGACATGGGATGATGGCTACTATTATGGATATCATACCATTGAGGGAACTGGTGTTGACGCAGGTAATACCTTTAAGATTTTCTTTAAGAACGAGAATCATGTAATGTGGAAGAATGAGAAACCTTATGTCTCTAGCCCCGACATCATTACTGTGGTGGATGCAAAAACCGGGGGACCTTATGCAAATCCGATTCTGAAAGTAGGAGATGAGGTTTGTGTAATAGGCTTAAAGGCAAACCCGGTATTCCGCTCGGAAAAAGGAGTCGCTATTCTTGGGCCAAGATACTTTAAGTTTGATTTCGATTACGTTCCGATTGAGGAAACTGTAAAGTAG
- a CDS encoding purine-cytosine permease family protein, whose translation MSSTENGEVYVNDYATIPVPMDKRRSSFLLAMVLVGSIICLSSMYVGASFVGALTLTQVVIACLIGNAILSVLGGLLSYIGTKTGVGVAMLMRQSFGVVGNYILAILTAVVELGWFGYQCGFFGQTIHVMFPNAGVITDPVVAGVWGGFLMMTTAFIGYKGLEMLSNIASPLILLMCIVGCGIAAVKVGGMDAFNQITLETNGTMSLAVGIVSVIGAYAMGAVLQPDLTRYGKKGSHSVIGAVFGFMIANTFVIVAGYFMCTSVGTSDVATGLLGILGTWSLLILILAQWTTNDNNLYYSSLAAVVAMPKWKKKYVVIVFGIIATFAGAMGIVNYFTSWLGLLGTAIPPVAGILIVDYFFVKKKDYHFGVGVKHYFCSTPALISWIAGCTVGFTVTWGIAAINSMVVAAVVHIVLSACLKNDSGKMYFGGLFEESERGELKKVE comes from the coding sequence ATGAGTAGCACAGAAAATGGAGAAGTGTATGTTAATGATTATGCGACCATACCAGTGCCGATGGATAAAAGACGGTCTTCGTTCTTACTAGCGATGGTTCTTGTGGGAAGCATCATTTGTCTTAGTTCCATGTACGTGGGAGCAAGTTTCGTAGGAGCACTCACATTGACACAGGTTGTGATTGCTTGTTTGATTGGAAACGCAATACTGTCAGTCTTAGGCGGATTATTGAGTTACATCGGTACGAAGACAGGCGTGGGTGTTGCCATGCTTATGCGTCAGTCTTTTGGGGTTGTAGGGAATTACATTCTTGCAATTCTTACTGCCGTGGTAGAACTTGGATGGTTTGGCTATCAGTGTGGATTTTTTGGACAGACTATACATGTTATGTTCCCCAATGCCGGAGTAATTACGGATCCTGTAGTTGCTGGAGTCTGGGGTGGTTTCTTGATGATGACCACAGCATTCATTGGCTATAAAGGCCTGGAAATGCTCAGCAATATTGCATCCCCATTGATTTTATTGATGTGTATTGTCGGATGTGGCATTGCAGCTGTAAAGGTCGGTGGAATGGATGCGTTTAACCAAATAACATTGGAAACAAACGGAACCATGTCCTTAGCTGTAGGAATTGTTTCTGTTATTGGTGCTTACGCAATGGGTGCAGTATTGCAGCCGGATCTTACACGTTATGGAAAGAAGGGCAGCCATAGTGTTATAGGGGCTGTCTTCGGATTCATGATTGCAAACACCTTTGTCATTGTTGCGGGCTACTTTATGTGCACAAGTGTAGGAACTAGTGACGTAGCGACCGGATTGTTGGGTATTCTTGGAACATGGTCATTGTTGATTCTAATTCTTGCTCAGTGGACCACCAACGATAACAATTTGTACTACTCTTCTCTGGCGGCAGTTGTTGCAATGCCTAAGTGGAAGAAAAAATATGTCGTAATTGTATTCGGCATTATCGCAACCTTTGCAGGAGCGATGGGTATCGTAAATTACTTTACTTCTTGGCTGGGCCTTCTGGGAACTGCTATTCCACCAGTTGCAGGAATCTTAATTGTTGATTACTTCTTTGTAAAGAAGAAGGATTATCACTTTGGTGTCGGCGTAAAACATTATTTTTGTTCTACTCCAGCATTGATTAGTTGGATCGCTGGGTGCACTGTAGGATTTACAGTTACCTGGGGTATTGCAGCAATCAACAGCATGGTTGTGGCAGCAGTTGTTCACATTGTGTTGTCCGCTTGCCTTAAGAATGATTCCGGAAAAATGTATTTTGGAGGGCTTTTTGAGGAAAGTGAACGAGGTGAACTGAAGAAAGTTGAGTAG
- a CDS encoding PucR family transcriptional regulator, producing MQTTVQDILRLQSLQTGRLIAGQQGSSCHVSGATILELTEMGSGGGEELLEGSLKKNEILITALYNIRNNVEDQCTAIRTMNRLKASGLIVFYYGFVVKEFDRKVVELCNELEFPLIVIDYDERVSVAYADVLNDIQALVRGEGDEMLHAAINSMIQLQQNGGSVKEALSQIVKNRHAEIVAVDVTSQRILCSTLSEKEEFEFENKEMRTLPLNMLRFELLAGETQYYGQRYYSGYLELSLVLITSKGERKVPVEFMFSCMSFCINLWRLNLIFTKGDSLINSIVQKEWKRARRELMFYRQEESMSWHFIMYDTSKSSCALIQNVKETLQREGVPYVEGKKENLSIIIYNQYADVNSNSIDPLFHLDLPLEDGKLVYASNVSDEHELFQMICDTVEEWAFICDLFRSRSLLGRFELMEAVACKRDCDKEEAREQTRRILKPLIDYDKQRDGLLIETLSTFLIDANRSFKDVAELTYIHPNTAQYRIRKAESLLGTDFNQTAAVHVVYHAVCVYRMMEG from the coding sequence ATGCAAACAACAGTACAAGATATTCTTCGACTTCAAAGCTTGCAAACAGGGCGTCTGATTGCAGGACAACAAGGCTCTTCTTGTCATGTCAGTGGTGCCACAATTTTAGAATTGACAGAAATGGGGAGCGGCGGAGGAGAAGAGCTGCTGGAAGGGTCTCTTAAAAAAAATGAAATTCTTATTACCGCATTATATAACATAAGAAATAATGTGGAAGACCAATGCACTGCGATACGGACAATGAATAGACTTAAGGCTTCTGGATTGATAGTATTTTACTATGGATTTGTCGTGAAGGAATTCGATAGGAAGGTAGTTGAGCTGTGCAACGAACTAGAATTCCCGCTAATTGTTATAGACTATGATGAGCGAGTTAGCGTCGCCTATGCAGATGTGTTGAACGATATCCAGGCGTTGGTGCGGGGTGAGGGCGATGAGATGCTTCATGCCGCTATTAATTCAATGATACAACTTCAGCAAAATGGAGGTAGCGTAAAAGAGGCGCTGAGTCAAATTGTAAAAAATCGACATGCGGAGATTGTTGCGGTAGATGTGACTTCGCAGAGAATATTATGCAGCACGTTGTCGGAAAAGGAAGAATTCGAGTTTGAAAATAAAGAAATGCGAACCCTTCCGCTTAACATGTTGCGTTTTGAATTATTGGCAGGTGAGACACAGTATTATGGTCAACGTTACTATTCTGGTTATTTGGAACTGTCGTTAGTTTTAATAACATCCAAAGGTGAAAGAAAAGTACCGGTTGAGTTTATGTTTTCTTGTATGAGCTTTTGCATTAACCTCTGGCGATTGAATTTAATCTTTACAAAAGGAGACAGTTTAATCAATTCAATTGTGCAGAAGGAGTGGAAGCGAGCGCGCAGGGAGTTGATGTTTTATCGGCAAGAGGAGAGCATGTCGTGGCATTTTATTATGTATGATACGAGTAAATCCTCGTGCGCACTAATTCAAAATGTCAAAGAAACGCTACAAAGAGAAGGTGTACCTTACGTAGAAGGAAAGAAAGAGAACCTTTCAATCATTATTTATAATCAATACGCTGACGTTAATAGTAACTCAATTGATCCACTTTTTCATCTTGATTTGCCGCTAGAAGATGGAAAGTTGGTGTATGCATCTAACGTAAGTGATGAGCACGAACTCTTCCAAATGATTTGCGATACTGTAGAAGAGTGGGCCTTTATCTGTGACTTATTCCGTTCTCGTAGTTTGCTTGGTCGTTTTGAATTGATGGAGGCAGTAGCATGCAAACGAGACTGTGATAAGGAAGAAGCGCGTGAGCAAACAAGAAGAATTCTAAAACCACTAATTGATTATGATAAACAGCGAGATGGACTGTTAATTGAGACACTGTCTACATTTTTAATAGATGCAAATCGTAGCTTTAAAGACGTTGCAGAATTAACTTATATTCATCCCAATACAGCGCAGTACCGCATTCGAAAGGCAGAAAGCCTGCTGGGAACTGATTTTAACCAAACTGCAGCTGTGCATGTAGTATATCATGCTGTGTGCGTTTATCGAATGATGGAAGGATGA
- a CDS encoding transposase, with protein MTIPGIGYINGGIILGEIGDIHRFSCPGKLLAYAGLDPVVYQSGKFRAAKTRMSTRGSRTLRFALMNAAHNVVKYNKTFHDLYGKKRAEGRNHYNALGHYADKLVRIIFKIMTDEVAFDLE; from the coding sequence ATGACGATTCCTGGTATCGGATACATCAACGGCGGAATCATTCTCGGAGAGATCGGCGACATCCATCGCTTCTCATGTCCGGGCAAACTGCTTGCCTACGCAGGTCTGGATCCTGTGGTCTATCAGTCTGGTAAATTCAGAGCTGCCAAGACCAGAATGTCCACGAGAGGATCCCGTACGCTACGATTTGCTCTCATGAACGCTGCTCATAACGTCGTGAAGTACAACAAGACCTTTCATGACCTCTATGGGAAGAAACGTGCTGAGGGCCGCAATCACTACAATGCCTTGGGGCATTATGCCGACAAGCTTGTCCGTATCATCTTCAAGATTATGACTGACGAAGTTGCCTTTGATCTGGAGTAA
- a CDS encoding Na+/H+ antiporter NhaC family protein, with protein sequence MLTKVSGRRWAIAIIFVFAMLLFTNIVLADDGDETKNYGVLSLVVPIIAIAMSFITRQVILSLGTAVFVGAVILNGGNIFYGFLRTCDTYIIATVTDTWDITLILFILAVGGLIAVMARMGGTQAMALAMAKKAKTAKYAMIATWIMGIIIFFEDMANSLIVGPTMRPVTDELNVSREKLSYIIDSTAGPVTDMAFISSWVAYEIGMIGIAFTAAGMTVANAYGIFLQTIPYRFYNIFAIALVIILILTEKDYGPMYNAEKRARLSGKLYEDNSKPMMSKELDAMNVKEGVPLRMCNAIVPIVTFIVVTLLAMWYTGKGYKEPMNIKGIQNSFGNCDSASSIFYAVILSSIVCIVMAVAQKIMTLREVIDVWLDGCKELLLTVTILLFAWTSGNLMGELGTGDYIAELVGGNVPGVVLPVIIFAVSCLVSFSTGTSYGTTAIMIPIAFPLAMGVTGGTFNEYAVLAIASVTSGAIFGDHCSPISDTTIMSSMGSAADLMDHIRTQIPYAVTAAVVAGVIGFIPASLGVSPIILIPIGIVVLYIVVRVLGKSTKLEDLQAETAQESIEIL encoded by the coding sequence ATGTTAACGAAAGTGTCGGGTAGACGATGGGCAATAGCCATTATATTCGTTTTTGCTATGTTGCTTTTTACCAATATTGTTTTGGCGGATGACGGTGACGAAACAAAGAATTACGGGGTTTTGTCCCTTGTGGTTCCGATTATCGCAATTGCGATGTCTTTCATTACAAGACAGGTAATTTTATCATTGGGAACAGCAGTCTTTGTTGGTGCTGTTATCTTAAACGGAGGTAACATCTTTTATGGATTCCTTCGGACCTGTGATACCTACATCATTGCAACAGTTACAGATACTTGGGATATTACACTTATTCTGTTTATCTTAGCAGTAGGAGGCCTGATTGCTGTAATGGCCCGGATGGGTGGAACACAGGCAATGGCATTGGCTATGGCTAAGAAAGCAAAGACCGCAAAGTATGCTATGATTGCAACATGGATTATGGGAATTATCATCTTCTTTGAAGACATGGCAAATTCCTTGATTGTAGGACCTACGATGAGACCTGTTACAGATGAGTTGAATGTATCTCGAGAGAAGCTGTCCTATATCATTGATTCCACCGCGGGGCCAGTTACGGATATGGCGTTCATTTCTTCGTGGGTTGCTTATGAAATCGGTATGATTGGAATTGCATTTACAGCAGCTGGAATGACTGTAGCAAATGCGTATGGAATTTTCCTGCAAACCATTCCTTACAGATTCTACAATATCTTTGCTATCGCATTGGTCATTATTCTGATCCTGACAGAAAAAGACTACGGACCGATGTATAATGCAGAGAAGCGTGCACGCCTTAGCGGAAAACTTTATGAGGATAATTCTAAACCCATGATGAGCAAAGAACTGGATGCAATGAATGTAAAGGAAGGCGTGCCACTCAGAATGTGCAACGCAATTGTTCCGATTGTTACATTTATCGTGGTGACTCTTCTGGCAATGTGGTATACCGGAAAAGGTTACAAGGAGCCAATGAATATCAAAGGCATTCAGAATTCCTTTGGAAATTGTGATTCCGCTTCCAGTATCTTCTATGCGGTAATCCTGTCATCGATTGTTTGTATTGTCATGGCGGTTGCACAGAAAATCATGACACTGAGAGAAGTTATCGATGTATGGCTAGACGGTTGCAAAGAACTTCTTTTGACTGTAACCATCCTGCTGTTCGCGTGGACTTCCGGAAACCTGATGGGAGAACTTGGAACTGGTGATTACATTGCCGAACTGGTTGGTGGCAATGTTCCGGGTGTAGTTCTTCCAGTAATTATTTTCGCAGTATCTTGCTTGGTATCTTTCTCTACGGGTACTTCGTATGGAACTACTGCAATTATGATTCCGATTGCATTCCCTCTGGCTATGGGAGTTACAGGAGGAACCTTCAATGAATATGCAGTTCTTGCAATTGCATCTGTAACCAGCGGAGCCATCTTTGGAGATCATTGTTCTCCGATTTCGGATACAACGATTATGTCTTCTATGGGATCTGCAGCAGACTTGATGGATCACATAAGGACACAGATTCCGTATGCAGTAACGGCCGCTGTTGTTGCGGGCGTAATTGGCTTTATCCCGGCTTCCTTGGGCGTTTCGCCTATCATTCTGATTCCTATCGGTATCGTTGTATTGTATATCGTGGTTAGAGTCCTCGGAAAGAGCACTAAACTTGAAGATTTACAGGCTGAGACCGCACAAGAGTCAATAGAAATTTTGTAG
- a CDS encoding M28 family peptidase: MNIYEKLKSEISLDNIYKDMAFLIDEVGERLSGSEEMTKATEYLCKRLNENIGNGRIDHFPMYMSYPGEATLKVTSPCEKDIPARPVCHIDSTPNRGIEGEVIYLGSGGYEDYKGVDPQGKIILTDMNWSPARPEKARIAWEMGAKALIIMNWGTSDSDLIQMGAVKTQWGNPTPENEDEIVRLTVISISRKEGEELESLCKEGTVSVRITAQATREWITASQPVGRVHGGKSNGEYVLLGSHVDAWGKSAICNASGDALNLEIARICNKYKDELLRDIEFVFWDGHEIAEGGGSTWYTDNYWKDMTKNCIGYINIDNLAIQGTTVPGVEGQPELKEVLMDAIQKIFGEEGVWHQAYKGGGDSSFFGVGVPYNSFATEYTEEKLKELNYAFYSPWLHTPNDTIDKIDRDLLQKHAEYFLYVLDQFANSESVSYDLKALGDDVKSQWASVTGKAGRAEDVLTTIDSVVEEYADKMAKVETLRTTNPKLFNKLALMCERQTTMFRCWSGKYGQDGCGSLQTEKAIPALDKALCKYNKAEAGSDEYYEWETQVLRVRNMVYDELQISINYFDLATQ, translated from the coding sequence ATGAACATTTATGAAAAACTTAAATCAGAAATTTCTCTGGACAATATTTACAAGGACATGGCATTTCTGATTGACGAGGTCGGTGAAAGACTTTCTGGCTCGGAAGAAATGACAAAAGCCACCGAGTATTTGTGCAAACGTTTAAATGAGAATATCGGTAATGGGCGAATCGATCATTTTCCGATGTATATGAGTTACCCGGGAGAGGCGACTTTGAAAGTTACATCTCCTTGCGAAAAGGACATTCCGGCTCGTCCAGTGTGTCATATTGATTCTACGCCTAATAGAGGAATAGAGGGCGAAGTAATTTATCTTGGCTCTGGTGGCTATGAAGACTATAAAGGCGTTGACCCACAGGGGAAGATTATTTTAACCGATATGAATTGGAGTCCTGCTCGTCCGGAGAAAGCGAGAATCGCTTGGGAAATGGGTGCGAAAGCATTAATTATCATGAACTGGGGAACTTCGGATAGTGATTTGATTCAGATGGGTGCCGTAAAGACCCAGTGGGGAAATCCTACTCCAGAAAATGAGGATGAAATTGTTCGGCTGACAGTTATCAGTATCTCCAGAAAAGAGGGAGAGGAACTGGAAAGCCTTTGTAAAGAAGGAACCGTTTCTGTTCGTATTACGGCACAGGCCACGCGAGAATGGATTACTGCAAGCCAGCCTGTCGGAAGAGTTCATGGCGGCAAGAGTAATGGCGAATATGTTTTGTTAGGTAGCCATGTAGACGCATGGGGAAAGTCGGCAATTTGTAATGCTTCTGGCGATGCGCTTAATTTGGAGATTGCGCGAATTTGCAATAAATACAAGGACGAACTATTAAGGGATATAGAATTTGTTTTCTGGGATGGACACGAGATTGCTGAAGGTGGTGGTTCCACTTGGTACACCGACAATTACTGGAAGGACATGACAAAAAATTGCATTGGCTATATTAATATCGATAATCTTGCTATTCAGGGGACTACAGTACCTGGCGTAGAGGGACAGCCGGAATTAAAAGAAGTATTAATGGACGCAATCCAGAAAATCTTTGGAGAGGAAGGCGTTTGGCATCAGGCATATAAGGGCGGTGGAGACTCCTCATTTTTCGGTGTAGGAGTTCCTTATAACTCTTTTGCAACAGAATACACAGAGGAGAAATTGAAGGAACTCAATTATGCATTTTATAGTCCTTGGCTGCATACTCCGAATGATACTATTGATAAAATTGACCGGGATTTGTTACAGAAACATGCAGAGTATTTCTTGTATGTGTTAGATCAGTTCGCCAATAGTGAGAGTGTTTCTTACGACTTAAAAGCTCTTGGTGACGATGTGAAGAGTCAATGGGCTTCCGTTACAGGCAAGGCAGGACGTGCAGAGGATGTATTAACCACAATCGATTCTGTTGTAGAAGAATATGCAGACAAGATGGCAAAAGTTGAAACGCTTAGAACAACAAATCCAAAACTGTTTAATAAACTCGCCTTGATGTGTGAGCGCCAGACTACGATGTTCCGTTGCTGGTCTGGAAAATACGGACAGGACGGTTGTGGATCTCTTCAGACTGAGAAGGCAATCCCAGCTTTGGATAAAGCATTATGCAAGTATAACAAAGCAGAGGCAGGATCTGATGAATATTACGAATGGGAGACGCAAGTACTTAGAGTTCGTAACATGGTTTATGATGAACTGCAAATTTCGATTAACTATTTCGATTTGGCTACACAGTAG
- a CDS encoding dimethylarginine dimethylaminohydrolase family protein: MELSKVRDIDALPGERWFAKETTIIDDMKELWGDWGVCSEVDTLRDVIMRRPGKEIDNFDWQAARFKSAIDPEKFRAQHDNLAQIYRDHGVRVHYVEEQRVDKPNALFCRDLLLMTPEGAIVTRPAMEARRGEERYMAKALADLGVPIIRTICGDATFEGAMGLWIDRHTIVLASGVRTNRNGYEMVEYELKRMGVTDILHMQIPYGHAHIDGLLNMASHDVAMIHASQVPYDVCDALKKKGIKLLECPSRIEAKETFAINFVAIEPGTIVMPEGNPRSQELLEKNGINVIPVDYSEVMKGYGAMHCCTAFLKRG; the protein is encoded by the coding sequence ATGGAATTATCTAAGGTTAGAGACATTGATGCTCTCCCCGGTGAAAGGTGGTTTGCGAAAGAAACTACAATCATTGATGACATGAAAGAACTCTGGGGGGATTGGGGCGTATGCTCTGAAGTAGATACCCTTCGCGATGTAATCATGCGTCGTCCAGGAAAGGAAATCGATAATTTTGATTGGCAAGCTGCGAGATTTAAATCCGCTATTGATCCGGAAAAATTTCGAGCTCAGCATGATAATTTAGCTCAGATCTATAGGGACCACGGTGTTCGTGTTCATTATGTGGAAGAACAGAGAGTGGATAAACCCAATGCGCTATTCTGCAGAGATTTGCTTCTGATGACTCCAGAGGGTGCTATTGTTACCCGGCCAGCAATGGAGGCACGTAGAGGAGAAGAACGGTATATGGCAAAGGCTCTTGCAGACTTAGGCGTTCCTATCATTCGGACTATCTGTGGAGACGCAACCTTTGAGGGTGCGATGGGTCTATGGATTGACCGTCATACAATTGTCCTTGCCTCTGGCGTGAGAACTAATAGAAACGGATATGAGATGGTTGAATATGAGCTGAAAAGAATGGGTGTAACGGACATTCTTCATATGCAGATTCCTTATGGCCATGCGCATATCGATGGTCTTCTCAATATGGCGAGTCATGATGTGGCAATGATTCATGCATCTCAGGTGCCGTACGACGTATGCGATGCGTTAAAGAAGAAGGGAATCAAACTTCTGGAATGCCCGTCCAGAATTGAGGCAAAAGAAACGTTTGCGATTAACTTCGTTGCGATTGAACCTGGAACGATTGTAATGCCGGAAGGAAATCCGAGGTCTCAAGAACTGCTAGAGAAGAATGGAATCAACGTTATTCCGGTAGATTATTCAGAGGTCATGAAAGGTTATGGAGCAATGCATTGTTGCACCGCATTCCTGAAGAGGGGGTAG
- a CDS encoding sigma-54 interaction domain-containing protein, protein MLRRYVEQLLNVYNYIDGIMVVDKDGYIEYFESFRPDVNKLKEKNILHKHVTEVYPGLTNETSSVMRVLRTGEPILNEYQTLMTYNGQSIRAINTTMPIKQNNEIIGAVDVSRYLDSPYRRQNITLKERKEIKTSHLYTLDDIITASKSMEIIKERIPMVANTDSSVLIYGETGTGKELVAQSIHTSSKRKNKRFVSQNCAAIPGNLLESILFGTTKGSYTGAENKAGLFEIANGGTLFLDEINSMEIGVQAKILKAIEEKQVCRLGGFDPIKIDVKIVSAANVQPLTCIETGQMREDLFYRLSVVQINIPPLRERLNDLVLLIDYFIENFNEVQGKDIKGVDEEVERIFQGYEWPGNVRELRNIIEGAFNVSASKFIQKKDLPEYLINPIVPKSTRENSYRETTPLLQKGQTLSEALNAYEKALIEDAIENSRTLVDAANQLGITKQSLHYKMGKYNLGK, encoded by the coding sequence ATGCTAAGAAGATATGTAGAGCAATTGCTCAATGTTTATAATTACATAGATGGCATCATGGTTGTAGACAAAGACGGATACATTGAGTATTTCGAGTCTTTCAGACCTGATGTAAACAAACTTAAAGAGAAGAATATTCTCCATAAGCATGTGACTGAAGTATACCCAGGACTTACCAACGAAACTAGTAGCGTGATGCGAGTCCTCAGAACTGGTGAGCCGATTCTAAATGAATATCAGACGTTAATGACTTATAATGGTCAAAGCATTCGTGCTATCAATACGACTATGCCCATTAAGCAAAACAACGAAATTATTGGGGCTGTTGATGTTTCTCGCTATTTAGATTCACCGTATCGGCGACAGAATATTACGCTGAAAGAGAGGAAAGAAATAAAGACAAGTCATCTTTATACCTTGGACGATATAATTACGGCTTCCAAAAGTATGGAGATCATTAAAGAACGAATTCCGATGGTTGCAAATACTGATTCTTCGGTTTTAATCTATGGCGAAACAGGGACGGGAAAGGAATTAGTAGCGCAATCTATCCATACTTCCAGTAAGCGAAAAAACAAGAGATTTGTGTCTCAGAACTGTGCAGCAATACCTGGGAATTTGCTAGAAAGCATTCTTTTTGGAACTACCAAAGGAAGTTATACTGGTGCGGAAAATAAAGCTGGACTGTTTGAAATCGCAAATGGAGGAACACTATTTCTAGATGAAATAAACTCGATGGAAATAGGCGTGCAAGCGAAAATCCTGAAGGCAATTGAGGAAAAACAAGTTTGCCGCCTCGGAGGGTTTGACCCAATCAAAATAGATGTCAAGATAGTTTCTGCGGCAAACGTACAGCCGCTTACTTGCATAGAGACTGGTCAGATGAGGGAGGATCTTTTTTATCGATTAAGCGTCGTTCAGATTAATATTCCACCATTACGAGAGCGGCTGAATGATTTGGTATTGCTTATTGACTACTTCATTGAAAACTTCAATGAAGTTCAAGGCAAAGACATTAAGGGTGTCGATGAAGAGGTAGAGCGTATTTTTCAAGGATATGAGTGGCCCGGAAATGTCCGGGAACTTAGGAATATTATAGAGGGTGCGTTTAATGTATCGGCAAGCAAGTTCATACAGAAGAAAGATTTGCCCGAATATTTGATTAATCCCATTGTGCCAAAGTCTACTCGTGAAAATTCGTATCGGGAAACAACACCCCTTCTTCAAAAGGGACAAACCCTAAGTGAAGCCTTAAATGCGTATGAGAAAGCGCTGATTGAAGATGCAATAGAGAATAGTAGAACGTTAGTCGATGCGGCTAATCAATTAGGGATTACTAAACAGTCGTTGCATTACAAGATGGGAAAATATAACTTGGGGAAATAA